The proteins below are encoded in one region of Flammeovirga kamogawensis:
- a CDS encoding helix-turn-helix domain-containing protein yields MEKTDFDISLKAWADIFKAKVVNNRVDFNNAIGIGSIDGYKCSDQLEVFRFQFKLHEVLEIERKKKDEEYEFIPVFFGDPADESVLINSDDDEEGKKYTYNSKGAFCSNTLGLANWKYPKNKDLKVISIRIKLDYFKYFVSQSENLQKVFNPNQTFLIFEEFDPRMRELFTQIFELKRDEIFENEHIEVYAQNMVLTYFKNISKRKELLENNKYPFNVEPVFKARSILKSTLNKPVSIDYLTVECGLSESRLRFLFKKIFGATIHQYHQDVRLDKSRMLLREGKKTMSMIALDLGFSSSSHFTLAFKKKYSITPKDFKKEQMLY; encoded by the coding sequence ATGGAAAAAACAGATTTTGATATTTCATTAAAAGCTTGGGCTGATATTTTTAAAGCTAAAGTAGTAAACAATAGAGTAGATTTTAATAATGCTATTGGCATTGGTAGTATTGATGGATATAAATGTTCTGATCAATTAGAAGTTTTTAGATTTCAATTTAAACTACATGAAGTATTAGAAATAGAACGTAAAAAGAAGGATGAAGAATATGAGTTTATTCCTGTTTTTTTTGGTGACCCTGCAGATGAAAGTGTTTTAATAAATAGTGATGATGATGAAGAAGGGAAGAAATATACGTATAATTCTAAAGGAGCTTTTTGTTCAAATACCTTAGGGTTGGCAAACTGGAAGTACCCAAAAAATAAGGATCTTAAAGTAATATCAATTCGAATAAAGTTAGATTATTTTAAATACTTTGTAAGCCAATCAGAAAATTTACAAAAGGTATTTAACCCTAATCAAACATTTTTAATTTTTGAAGAATTTGACCCTCGAATGAGAGAGTTATTTACTCAAATATTTGAATTAAAACGAGATGAAATTTTTGAAAATGAACATATTGAAGTATATGCTCAGAATATGGTGCTTACCTATTTTAAAAATATCTCAAAAAGAAAAGAACTTTTAGAGAACAACAAATATCCATTTAATGTTGAACCTGTTTTTAAGGCAAGATCAATTTTAAAATCAACATTAAATAAACCTGTTAGTATAGATTATCTTACTGTGGAATGTGGTTTATCCGAAAGTAGGCTCCGCTTTTTATTTAAGAAAATTTTTGGAGCAACAATTCATCAATACCATCAGGATGTTAGATTAGATAAATCGAGAATGTTATTAAGAGAAGGTAAGAAAACAATGTCTATGATTGCTCTAGATTTAGGTTTTTCGAGTTCCAGTCATTTTACTTTAGCATTTAAGAAAAAATATAGTATTACACCAAAAGATTTTAAGAAAGAACAAATGCTTTATTAA
- a CDS encoding ribonuclease H family protein, which produces MKKYIFLIISCFMAQFAQASGDPKIEIEGDSTMIAYQDNQIVALDSIHFHYLNDVMFSTSLTDPKNAKKIQDLTEEDTDEVDILYSVSSVVSYLVLKPILD; this is translated from the coding sequence ATGAAAAAATATATATTCTTAATTATTTCATGTTTTATGGCTCAGTTTGCACAAGCATCTGGCGACCCTAAAATAGAAATTGAAGGTGATTCTACAATGATTGCATATCAAGATAATCAAATTGTAGCATTAGACTCAATCCATTTTCATTATTTAAATGATGTTATGTTTAGTACATCATTAACAGATCCTAAAAATGCCAAGAAAATTCAAGACCTTACAGAGGAGGATACTGATGAAGTTGATATTCTTTATTCTGTATCTTCTGTAGTTTCTTATTTGGTTTTAAAACCTATTTTAGATTAA
- a CDS encoding starch-binding protein, with product MKKKLLQLTTWISLLLIITSYNVEAQESGRGDVLLQGFRWEAADAAKKDWWTKLNGQVGDIKNAGFDAIWLPPPSDAGDRAGYLPRKWYDLNTNYGTEAELRALISNLDNNNVQAIADIVINHRVGTVGWAGFTEPSLGGCNSICSDDEVNWSENSNEHGAACGDADTGTQYEAARDLNHNSETVRTEIIKWMQWLKNDVGFDGWRYDFVHGFNAYYFSVYNNATDPYLSIGEQWKPYNEIVSWLDGTQNTSSAFDFPLKYTLHDAVKGNYNYLNGVPSITGSRGNQSITFLENHDTEPVRSEYGDNSFPNYISDNGQLLQGYAYILTHPGIPVVFYSHFFDYGIKDAISDLIAVRKDNGITNTSYIDVQGQDDNSYYAAIIDGKVAMKIGGGNWSPSGGDWNLRAYGNGYAVWDKGVVVTLPELTIETPSGNHADGCATLNMSATAGTIYYTLDGTTPTTSSAVYTSSVEVCGSLGESKTVKAIAINENGASAVQSVTFTYEEAPSMTVYFKPTCGNPNIYFWGVVGSATTTWPGESMQPSSKYEGYYEYTLEGSCTNLILLCGNGKITGDEMNICGDVWYDNGWVSEPIVEDDTQAPTLGITPNGGEHQGSVSVTLTATDNTDDQPIIYYSTDGSTPSIQVSSSVSFTLSSDATVRAYSVDASGNQSAEITKNFTVVPVEGGFTVRVQGLNLIHHWGASPVGSFESSAWPGVQMSQENGWYVFQFPSTVVSSNLLFHDNNGNKTVDLSRDKDGWYKDGVWHDQEPVAASGLTIHYKSSWGNSTKMHYWGASDGSASAWPGVAMSSEGNGWYTYTLEGVTSTNLLFHNGSGAQTGDLSRASEGWYKDGVWYNQNPEGSSARTSANDLGLNSLEAELSVFPTLITNSFSIKFSLENEGSVDVRLFSVNGGEVMLPIQKVLSAGNHKLDIAPMDLKSGVYVVKMQVAGENYIRKVIKQ from the coding sequence ATGAAGAAAAAATTACTACAATTAACTACATGGATTTCGCTATTACTTATAATCACCAGCTATAACGTAGAAGCACAAGAATCAGGAAGAGGAGACGTATTATTACAAGGTTTCCGATGGGAAGCTGCAGATGCAGCAAAGAAAGATTGGTGGACAAAATTGAATGGTCAGGTTGGAGATATTAAAAATGCAGGCTTTGATGCAATTTGGTTACCACCTCCATCAGATGCTGGAGATAGAGCGGGTTATTTACCAAGAAAATGGTATGACTTAAATACTAATTATGGAACAGAAGCAGAATTAAGAGCTTTAATTTCAAACTTAGATAATAATAATGTTCAGGCAATTGCCGACATAGTTATTAACCACAGAGTTGGTACAGTTGGTTGGGCAGGTTTTACAGAGCCTTCTTTAGGAGGATGTAATTCAATTTGTTCTGATGATGAAGTAAATTGGTCAGAAAATAGTAATGAACATGGTGCTGCCTGTGGTGATGCTGATACAGGTACACAATATGAAGCTGCAAGAGATTTAAATCATAACTCAGAAACTGTAAGAACTGAGATTATTAAATGGATGCAGTGGTTAAAAAATGATGTTGGTTTTGATGGATGGAGATACGACTTTGTACACGGTTTTAATGCGTATTACTTTAGTGTTTACAATAATGCAACCGATCCGTACTTATCAATTGGTGAGCAATGGAAACCGTACAACGAAATTGTTTCTTGGTTAGACGGTACTCAAAATACATCTTCAGCTTTTGATTTTCCTTTAAAATATACTTTGCATGATGCTGTAAAAGGTAATTACAATTATCTAAATGGTGTTCCTTCAATTACAGGATCTAGAGGAAATCAATCTATTACTTTCTTAGAAAACCATGATACAGAGCCTGTAAGATCAGAATATGGTGATAATTCATTCCCTAATTATATTTCTGATAACGGTCAGTTATTACAAGGTTACGCTTATATTTTAACACATCCAGGTATTCCTGTTGTATTTTACTCGCACTTTTTTGATTACGGAATTAAGGATGCAATTTCTGACTTAATTGCAGTACGAAAAGACAACGGTATAACGAATACATCTTATATTGATGTACAAGGGCAAGACGATAATAGCTATTACGCTGCAATTATTGATGGAAAAGTAGCCATGAAAATTGGTGGAGGAAACTGGTCTCCTTCAGGAGGTGATTGGAACCTTAGAGCATACGGAAATGGTTATGCAGTTTGGGACAAAGGTGTTGTGGTTACATTACCAGAATTAACTATTGAAACACCAAGCGGTAACCATGCAGATGGTTGTGCAACTTTAAACATGTCTGCTACTGCAGGTACAATTTATTATACATTAGATGGAACAACACCAACTACATCTAGTGCAGTTTATACAAGTAGTGTAGAAGTTTGTGGCTCGTTAGGAGAATCTAAAACAGTTAAAGCAATTGCAATAAACGAAAATGGAGCATCAGCAGTACAGTCTGTTACATTTACATATGAAGAAGCTCCATCAATGACAGTTTATTTTAAACCAACTTGTGGAAATCCAAATATATATTTCTGGGGTGTTGTTGGTTCTGCAACTACAACGTGGCCAGGAGAGTCTATGCAACCCTCTTCTAAATACGAAGGATATTACGAATATACGTTAGAAGGAAGCTGTACTAATCTTATTTTGTTGTGTGGTAATGGTAAAATTACAGGTGATGAAATGAATATTTGTGGAGATGTTTGGTATGATAACGGTTGGGTTTCTGAACCAATTGTGGAAGATGATACTCAAGCCCCAACTCTGGGTATTACTCCAAATGGAGGAGAACATCAAGGGAGTGTATCGGTTACCTTAACAGCAACTGATAACACCGATGACCAACCAATTATTTACTACTCTACGGATGGTTCTACACCATCAATTCAAGTATCATCATCTGTTTCTTTTACTTTATCTAGTGATGCAACGGTAAGAGCATATTCAGTAGATGCTTCTGGAAACCAGTCGGCAGAAATTACGAAAAACTTTACTGTTGTACCTGTAGAAGGTGGTTTTACAGTAAGAGTTCAAGGTTTAAACTTAATTCATCATTGGGGAGCTTCTCCAGTCGGTAGCTTTGAGAGTTCAGCTTGGCCGGGTGTTCAAATGAGTCAAGAAAATGGATGGTATGTATTCCAATTTCCATCAACAGTAGTATCTTCCAATCTACTTTTCCATGATAACAATGGGAATAAAACAGTAGATTTATCAAGAGATAAAGACGGATGGTATAAAGATGGTGTGTGGCACGATCAAGAGCCTGTGGCAGCATCAGGATTAACAATTCACTACAAATCTTCATGGGGCAATAGCACAAAAATGCATTATTGGGGAGCTTCAGACGGGTCTGCAAGTGCATGGCCTGGAGTAGCAATGAGTAGCGAAGGTAACGGTTGGTATACGTATACTCTTGAAGGAGTAACATCAACAAATTTACTTTTCCATAATGGAAGTGGAGCGCAAACAGGAGATTTATCAAGAGCATCGGAAGGATGGTACAAAGATGGAGTATGGTACAACCAAAACCCTGAAGGTTCATCTGCAAGAACAAGTGCAAATGATTTAGGATTAAACTCTCTTGAAGCAGAATTATCAGTATTCCCAACACTGATTACAAATAGTTTCAGCATAAAATTCTCATTAGAAAATGAAGGTTCTGTAGATGTAAGATTGTTTTCAGTAAATGGAGGTGAAGTTATGCTTCCAATTCAGAAAGTATTATCGGCAGGAAACCACAAGCTAGATATTGCTCCTATGGATTTAAAATCAGGAGTTTATGTGGTGAAAATGCAAGTAGCAGGAGAGAATTACATTAGGAAAGTTATAAAGCAGTAA